A part of Mustela erminea isolate mMusErm1 chromosome 9, mMusErm1.Pri, whole genome shotgun sequence genomic DNA contains:
- the SVIP gene encoding small VCP/p97-interacting protein: MGLCFPCPGETAPPSPDLEEKRAKLAEAAERRQKEAASRGILDVRSVEEKRKKKEKLEKQMAESRPPPEGGLRWTVS, encoded by the exons ATGGGGCTGTGCTTTCCCTGTCCGGGGGAGACCGCGCCTCCCTCGCCGGACCTG gaagagaaaagagcaaagctcgcagaggctgcagagagaagacagaaagag GCTGCATCTCGGGGCATTCTGGATGTTCGGTctgtggaagaaaagagaaagaaaaaggaaaaactagaaaaacaaatggCTGAATCCAGGCCCCCACCAGAAGGTGGACTTAGG tggACAGTTTCATAA
- the CCDC179 gene encoding coiled-coil domain-containing protein 179, translating to MCLCCADDEAIQVNPEGPRWQHPSDVTARQSRDKRIENMKNLRKEKRRFTKRFARPAPLPEPGLLWT from the exons ATGTGCCTGTGCTGTGCAGATGACGAAGCCATCCAAGTCAACCCC GAAGGGCCAAGATGGCAACATCCTTCAGACGTCACTGCAAGGCAg tcCAGAGATAAACGTATTGAGAATATGAAGAACctaaggaaggagaagaggagattTACTAAAAGGTTTGCAAGACCTGCTCCTCTTCCAGAACCAGGACTCCTA tggaCATAA